A window from Bosea sp. ANAM02 encodes these proteins:
- a CDS encoding 50S ribosomal protein L11 methyltransferase translates to MREGLLPATVATVLELSTSGEQARALTELLGEIFDPTETAISAFEVEDGITTLSMNIPWKVEIYFANPPDEEAVRDLLRPIVGELVDNTPFTTVNTKDWVANSLDGLKPVRAGRVLVHGAHDRHVVRTNDVAIEIEAALAFGTGHHGTTAGCLLALDAELKKRRPRHGIDIGTGTGILGLALAKQIKRKVVAGDIDAVAIEVSAHNARLNHAPNALDLYVAPGLRHAKAWHPGHFDFVFANILAGPLKRLAPSIARVLSSNGTLILSGLLAMDVAGVVSAYRHQGVYLASHSLREGWATLVMKKGGAAPRPRRLA, encoded by the coding sequence ATGCGCGAAGGCCTCCTGCCAGCGACGGTCGCGACCGTCCTCGAACTCTCCACCTCGGGCGAACAGGCCCGGGCCCTCACCGAATTGCTCGGCGAGATTTTCGATCCCACCGAGACGGCGATCTCCGCCTTCGAGGTCGAGGACGGCATCACCACGCTCTCGATGAATATCCCCTGGAAGGTCGAGATCTATTTCGCCAACCCGCCGGACGAGGAAGCGGTGCGCGACCTGCTGCGCCCGATCGTCGGCGAGCTCGTCGACAACACGCCCTTCACCACCGTCAACACCAAGGACTGGGTCGCCAACAGCCTCGACGGGCTGAAGCCCGTCCGCGCCGGTCGGGTCCTCGTCCATGGCGCGCATGACCGGCACGTCGTCCGCACCAACGATGTCGCGATCGAGATCGAAGCCGCGCTCGCCTTCGGCACCGGCCATCACGGTACGACTGCCGGCTGCCTGCTCGCGCTCGATGCCGAGCTGAAGAAGCGCCGCCCGCGCCACGGCATCGATATCGGCACCGGCACCGGCATTTTGGGGCTGGCGCTCGCCAAGCAGATCAAGCGCAAGGTCGTCGCCGGCGATATCGACGCGGTCGCCATCGAGGTCTCCGCCCATAACGCCCGGCTCAACCATGCGCCGAACGCGCTCGATCTCTATGTCGCGCCCGGCCTGCGCCATGCCAAGGCCTGGCACCCCGGCCATTTCGACTTCGTCTTCGCCAATATCCTGGCCGGCCCGCTGAAGCGGCTGGCCCCGTCGATCGCGCGCGTGCTCTCGTCGAACGGCACGCTGATCCTGTCCGGCCTGCTGGCGATGGACGTTGCCGGCGTGGTCTCGGCCTACCGGCATCAGGGCGTCTATCTCGCCAGCCATTCGCTGCGCGAAGGCTGGGCGACGCTGGTCATGAAAAAAGGCGGCGCAGCCCCGAGGCCACGCCGCCTTGCCTGA
- a CDS encoding SDR family oxidoreductase, which yields MKISGNTILITGGGSGIGRALAEALHAKGNTIIVAGRREAVLDAVTTANPGMESMLLDIQDEADIAAFARQAVARFPQLNAVINNAGIMKPENVPAADNLAIAEETIATNLLGPIRLTTALLPHLLKQPQATVLTVSSGLAFVPLAATPTYSATKAAIHSWSIGLREQLKDTSVEVIEIAPPYVQTELLGPHQAVDPAAMPLADFTSEVMTILETRPEAGEVIVERCKPLRFAEATGSFGQVFAGLNAQHA from the coding sequence ATGAAGATTTCCGGAAACACCATCCTCATCACCGGCGGCGGCTCGGGCATCGGCCGGGCGCTGGCCGAGGCGCTGCACGCCAAGGGCAACACGATCATCGTCGCCGGGCGCCGCGAAGCCGTGCTCGATGCGGTCACCACTGCCAATCCCGGCATGGAATCGATGCTGCTCGACATCCAGGACGAGGCCGATATCGCGGCCTTCGCCCGGCAGGCCGTCGCGCGCTTCCCGCAGCTCAACGCCGTCATCAACAATGCCGGCATCATGAAGCCGGAGAACGTGCCGGCCGCCGACAATCTCGCCATCGCCGAGGAGACGATCGCGACCAACCTGCTCGGCCCGATCCGCCTGACGACCGCGCTGCTGCCGCATCTCCTGAAGCAGCCGCAGGCAACGGTCCTGACCGTCTCGTCCGGCCTCGCCTTCGTGCCGCTGGCTGCGACCCCGACCTACAGCGCGACCAAGGCCGCGATCCATTCCTGGTCGATCGGCCTGCGCGAGCAGCTCAAGGACACGTCTGTCGAGGTCATCGAGATCGCCCCGCCCTATGTCCAGACCGAACTGCTCGGCCCGCATCAGGCGGTCGACCCGGCCGCGATGCCGCTCGCCGATTTCACCAGCGAGGTGATGACGATCCTCGAAACCCGGCCTGAGGCCGGCGAGGTCATCGTCGAACGCTGCAAGCCGCTGCGCTTCGCCGAAGCGACCGGCAGTTTCGGCCAGGTCTTCGCCGGGCTCAACGCGCAGCACGCGTAA